ACACTAATTGTATTCGTAATTGTTTACAAGTGCCTGCTATATATCACCAATTATGAACGAAAATACacccaatagtatgtatacatatgtTATTATCTGGATGAAATATTTTCTCTCATTTCAAATACCAAACTGTTTATCTTGATATTATAGACAGGCAAGAAGAATATACTGTGGTAATACTTGCaatcttattttaaaacaaatgtcgCTTCATCAGTTTTTCCTTTGATGATTggttaccaatgcatctgatcgtttttgaaaaaaccccaattgtATCTATACAAAATGGATATGaggtgcaattacgataaactATCTAAACCTGATTGATTACGAAacaaaataatgatgacacaatgtcctgtcgattcaatttttttttttttttgtaggtttttttggAAGGATTGCTTTGCCAGGTGTTTGCACAGcagtttattaaataaaaagttccAGCGGAACAAATATATCATCGCGTTATGTGTTTTCAGTAGGATAGgcgaaatatattaacaaacagCGAAGATACCGTCAACAATTAGAACAGatttatacaaaaaataaaccatattatgttgtttttttaatatgatttttatgtcaactcgtgatgtgtgacaactttattttcactcattgcttcgtaattcgtgaaaatatggttctcgcgcatcactcgttgacaaaaatcgtattcgatccccccctcccctccccctcccccatgaaatagcctctacgTATGCATTGTATCATGAAACGATATTATAAAATGAGGAGTGGAAATTGCAGCTCTAAGTAGTTTGCAGTCTGGATTTTGTATGGCCAACTTTTAACTGAGGTTAAAAATGGTATTATTTTTTACTTATACAACTGTAATgataaacacaaattaataaatgaagttaAAACTTACATCTTCAGTAGTAATTTCCGTATACATCGTATTGGTTGTTGTATTTGTTGTCGTATGTGTTGTATGTATTGTCGTATTTGTCATAGCTGTTGTCATAATATCCATCATTGCCGTGTCCGCTGTTTCCGTGTCCACCGTGTCCGCCGTTGCCGTGTCCGCTGTTTCCATGTCCACCGTGTCCGCTGTTGCCGTGTCCACTGTTGCCGTGTCCGCTGTTTCCATGTCCACCGTGTCCGCTGTTTCCATGTCCACCGTTGCCGTGTCCCCAGCCTCCGCCGTTGCCGTATCCCCAGCCTCCTTGACCTCCCCAACCTCCTTTGCCTCCCCAACCTCCGTTGCCTCCCCAGTTTCCACCCCAACCTCCTTTGCCTCCCCAACCTCCCTGTCCTCCACCCCAACCTCCTCCGAATCCCCAACCTCCTCCGTGTCCTCCCATACCCATTTTTCCTACTCCCCAGCCTCCCCAGACGCCGGCGGAGGCAGCAGCCAAACAGACCAAAAGGACAAGAACTGATTCTTTCATCATGTCGATGTCTGCAGAGAGGAAGGGAAAAAAGACCCAATCAATACGGAATTTTACAAACtggaaaatgtattaaacaaaggTATAATAAAACCTGTTCGTTGATCTTTGAGTGTGGAGTATAATAGAAAGTcatgaaaatggtaaaaaaaaacctatggtaattcaaaacatgaagtgcggtaaaaaaaaaaagaaaaaaaaaagagagagagacaagaagTTAACACCCGGATTTATAATTAGATATACGAATTTATAGCATTAAAACTTATTTATTGTccaagagtagcctatgtggcgacagcgggtttcctctacacTCAATTGCTCGTCTCGTCCATCCTTACACTATGTACTATCCAGAAAATACGTGCAACTTGGATGGATTTCCAATAAATGTccatcaatatatttttatgggTCCAACTGCCTGCATCGTGAAATCGAAGTATACGACAGCtatgacgaagtaaatcgtgaAAGAAACCTCTCCCTATGGTACAACTGGCAATAACGGGAAATAAATCTAACAAACCTGAAGGAGGCCATTAACATAAAATCTATTTGCATCGTGAACGTGAAActgaaattaattgttttaaatcgACAAAGATAAATTACTATTGCCTTTGCTTTATATTTCACATGCGAGAAAATCCAATCTGCGTCTGGTTCCAAATGGTAATTCactcaaaaaagaagaagaagagagcaGGCAATGTTGATACGTAAAACAATACTATAAAAAAGCGTAATTAAGACATACTCAACAGTGGTGGATGTTCTCAAGCAAAAGAAGGAAGAGTTGAAGTGGTCAtcagattttgttttctcttataTACTAGGCGAATGTGATAATACACCGTAACTTATCTTACTTCCTATTTAAGGTGTGATCAGCAGTTACGTCTTATCCAATAATGTGATGTTAATTTTGTCATAAGTATGGCTGATAGCATTTTAACGACTTCGTTATCAGTCATCAAATACATAACCGTACAAGACATGCAGCAATACCCCCGCCCAGGGCTGAAACAAATCCttaaattcgagcaaaaacgatagaggtattcgggcaaaattagctTGCCTGAAACCTTGTTACCATAAATGTCCATAATTCTacaacattagttgtaatccatgtaaaaatacgcagtgattcgtttgcaaccctatatagccgtttggcagtaatgctaatatgaagaAATACTGTTATCCTCTGCGAGACAACAGGTTCTTACCTGAATGGttggattttatttatttatttatttttattattattatttatttttttacatctgTGTGTAGTGGGTTTTAGCACTGTCCAATGTTATAGCCGGTCTACTTTCACTGATTCAAGTCCAAAACGATCATGTTGCCAATCCAGTGAACAGTGATCAAGCACTTCATCGTTAAAGCTCATCCACTGTATAGTTTGTGTTATTTCATATACCGACAGCGAAATCTTCCATTGCAAGTGAATAAAGCTATGCATAGTGTCTATCATCAGTATTTTAAGTATGAgctgaataaaataaatcagcTGTCTCCTGAACAGACGTATACATGTAGATTCAGGTTAGCATTTGTTATCTCTAAAAGCTGAAGATGTCATGTCTCATATTAAATctatatgctctagtggtgtcgttaaaaaaaacctttaattttTCACTTCAAGTATGAATAGAAACCATTTTTTCTGACATCTGTAAtgaaaagtgtgttttgtttgttttgtttaacggtaccactagagcacactgattaatttatcaccagctattggatgtcaaacatttggtaattctgacacgtagttatcacacatattttaatgaattgttGAAAAGCCCACTGTTTTTCGCTTTGTTCATCTGATGATCTTATGGACATTTTGTCGTTCGTTTTATCACCTTCCTAATAATGCTGAAACAATAGCAAATTACTCAGAtcctttaaatttaattaacagCTTGCAGATTCTTTACTAAATCTAGTATAGTACAAACAACGAGTCTAACATCATCTGCGTTTGTTTCAAATGCCGATACTGAATGAGCACAGCAACAAAAGCAACTTTAATTGTGATTTTATCAAATACTATGTCCTCATTCTTGTTCTGACGATGAGATGGGTTCATTTCTTTGATGGTAGCTGGAAACTCATCTAGTGTATAAGATTACAACTGACGTTTAAGGTTGATGAGTACTTGTCCAGACGTCTCGTCAAGTGTTGCGTTTCCATCTTCtgttacaaagaaagaaagaaagaaagaagtgttttatttaacgacgcactcatacattttatttacggttatatggcgtcagacatatggttaaggaccacacagatttttttagaggaaacccgctgtcgccacataggctactcttttacgacaggcagcaagggatcttttatttgcgcttcctacaggcaggatagcacaaaccatggcctttgttgaaccagttatggatcactagtcggtgcaagtggtttacacctacccactgagccttgcggagcactcactcgaggtttggagtcgggtatctggattaaattccatgcctcgactgggatccgaacccagtacctaccagcctgtagaccgatggcctgccacgacgccaccgaggccggtctgttaCAAAGGAGCCAACTGTCAtctacaaatgaatgaatgtttaacgacaccccagcacgaaaaatacatcaaaatatagtaatgcaaacaaataaggtgatgattaacatcaatataaaaattcaagatttaaataaaaacagtgtaaagagctgtgcaaaaatacaaatatcacagatagatactgacttttactaaaaatttcaatttgtgttgtattggccattctcaaagagaatgttacacccctgcaccacggtgaggttacagcacgcgcaggggtcatCTACAAGGCACATTGTATCTTCACGTGGACTCGCATCTGTTGTAAGTAACAGCTAactatacttaactccaaaagaaacgcgaaaattttaaaatattaaaaaacccacatttgaataaactatgtacaaatcgattaagttgaccaatagccatcttgtcagcgtatccaattccacataacgcatgaaaaaaacgagtacagtgtgacgtcacgcacgtgctgaaattgacgaccaaaatcgatctggaatgcaaaacgggtggatcatgaaagatgcgaattgcacgtgaaacactaccaggcctgggtataaaagaaacgccagacagcaatgttcaactcattttacgagtagcgatacaacgatgccacgacttaacgctgattccagacatagagctttggggaatttggaggccggaatggatgccaggcaggttgcacgtgctttcggtgtccatgtctcgacaatctaccgtctcatagaccgatttctacagaacaacaacgtcgtcgaccgtccacgtagcggccgtcccagagtgacgtcacagcgccaggaccgttacatcgtccgaactcacatgcgtgatcggttcgtaccagccaccacaacagcccggcagacagtgggaacccacaaccgccccgtttcctacaccacggtacgacgtcgtctgatcgccatccatctgaactgtcgtcgaccgtacattggacaacgtctcacacagcgacaccgccttgcacgacacaactgggctgttctgcatcgacagtggcggaaccgacagtggcagaacatcgtcttctccgacgaaagccgctactgcttagatagggccgacggtcgtatgagggtgtggaggcgtcgaggtgagcgcttcacagatgcgtgtgtttatggagagggaccgttggggagggccttccgtcatgctgtggggtgccatatcctggggacgtcgtgtacaacctgtcatcttcgacaacaacggccgaggacgcggcaggggcgtcacagcacagcgctacatcgacgaagtgctcacgcctgtggtggtgccttttttcgcgggtcaccgtcagatggtttaccagcacgacaacgccaggccacacacggcacgggccacccaggcattcctggcacagcacaacatcatcacaatggactggccagctttaagcacggatctgaaccccatcgagcacttgtgggacgaggttcagcgcatgatgaaccaacgccctgctcccgtggtgacacagcagcagctccgccaggccgtcgtggacacctacaacaacgtgcccagggccttcatcaggaacctcttcctctccatgggtaggaggtgtgcggcggtcatggccagcaatggcggacacacccgctattagtggacatgtttgagtggcatgtgacgccattgaagaagcgccatggccttgacatttcaaatgacaatgcgacctcgatttttaacatgtcaataacatgaaatctcatctttacgaattgtttaagtttttcatagaacATAGAaattttaagaactttgggacgtatttcaatgagtgcactcaaaacctccaatctacgtattcgcgtttcttttggagttaagtatattatcctgttcaattatttagaccaaaaggtttttgcaaatgttacgtttatttcctattcgatatttgttttctttgcatttacatgaaaacaaacccaaaccccgacaggttttatatacaaatcatcatataaaatgcacgaagttgacttaattccactttttaaaaatctctgtgtcttttgaatgcacgttatttctcctataaataactaaggtcatttgcatatcaaaagcatcattctatagtgcgtttcaaactaatgttcggttctatcgtcctatccgcacaaatcgtagtatgacctatatttaagaaaatatctgtaaacatgaagcaggcgcggattcaggtggggagttcaagtgacaaaacctcagtttgaaagaaaaaaaatgtatcaaatattataattatattgtggaatacacaagcgcgcgcgctgaagggagagagagagagagagagagagagagagagagagagagagagagagagagagagagagagagagagagagagagagagacgtcatttatgtaacgacgcactcaacatattttaatctatggttatagggagagagagagaagaatatggtatgcatgcgattggtggaggtgtgaccctctgcacaaccccaaccccatttaaggcttcttttgtatatggagcgggacgtagctcagaggtaggtcgactgatcgatcccacatggtggacccattgggttgtgtctagttccagcctgtgcaccacaactgatgtataaaggctgtggtatgtgctatcctgtctatgggatggtgcatataaaacgtcccttattgcttatcaaaattgcttatcggaaacagtggcccatgtggcggtagcgagtttctttctcactgccataatgctccttaaccgttttgtctgacgccacataaacgtatatcaaatgcgttgagtgtgtcgttaaataaacatttctctcgtatgtatgtgtagtctatatgcatttctagtcaattagtttataggttgttaggttgtttgatagtgaatgatatggaaataaattgtttttggtgttaaagagttcatgcatacattaaagtaatactcctgatgggtatggagaaataacttaatcagtcgacgaagtcatttcttcatcactatcttcgttaagggggactatcacagggggtattttatttcttataaaactattttgttttctaaaatcttcgatctttattacatgtttaactgcgtcagagaagtgtgtaggtgtgacagagttcaatgcatgtgcaagttctctccgcaccgtggtcattttaccatcatgacgagctatgtgccctttgacttgactccagatcagttctattggattgagttcagaatgtcttggcggcagtcttagacacaagtgcccatggcgttcagcaatatcatcagtaacaaattgctttgcacatttgttacttttcacaagttcataaagaactggctttgtcatgttactctcaaaaggtatatttttgtttcgtagccacgactgaattttcctttttagcgtttagtgcagggcatcgtgtaatctcagttaatttgttgtggtagcttgcgttatccatgacgataacagaaggttctggtagagaaggcataagttgttcttcaaaccatttgatgaaatgttcatgattcatctcaccatgatagtctccgtctgtttttttagcctcaaagatcaattcacagccatctatcaatccatatttatcacagccagcatgacaaataataagtctttttcccttcccagtcaccgaacagagtttaggaactcgatcagcagcgtctgatttcggcaggtgattgacggtacttgtgcccgggtggatatctgtccagtggtgggatgttgtgtggttgacattcacccaggtctcatcttgatacactattaaatacccctgttctcgtaaactggatatttcatggagataggacagtctcctgtctgatatattggcgtcctcaaaaatcacttttccggttgtagacatatgttggtatttaaaatcgaggtcatggagtgttcttcgtaaagttgatatggatatgttgattccacattcctcccttaaagccacgttaatcttatgtaatgtaggtaattcgccctctctataaaatctgtatactcgtcgtctaataacatctttatcaaataaatcgatgagttttcggtcgcgtttttttttacagtgatttctgtgcttggattcgtagagcttagatttttcacagttctttttactgttgaaaccgaaactttaaatgcagcggcaactcgatcgacaattcgataagaagcatacctaggtctaccgcgctgatattcatcttcaaaataatcgaaaacgttcttaatacacgattttacatcaactgaagtgtttttcgatttacccatatttttcctcaaataacaataacaagaatgtcgactaatacattttcaatgaatttatataccctacctaacttgtattttacgtggtttacacattgctacaatagcacgtgcagtcatagatggaaataatgatgttattgaccaagcaatgctatcgtattttgaacattcagggctgtgtctgcgggatgaaaaagtggttgaacccatacgagtccgaacaatagccctttggtttttcgcattacaaatgtaacacgcaacccccaaaccccagcccctagcaccaccctaaatactatatatatatatatatatatatatatatatatatatatatatatatatatatatatatatatacgtatgagttcccaatttagaggcaaattaaataacatttttattattatttgatgttggtggcctttgacattttatcccccccccccccccccccccccccccggtcttctggttccggccctgcattaaatttatttataaatttggaaagcacattcctgcggtgtgtgaggtgatttgtgtttattactgtgctacacctcagttgtgttaggttaggtatggtatgctaatatataattgatataataaaataaaaatacataatacattagctaaatttattaaatataatgcacctacaagaaagggttacatgttccgtttgtttacatctatgtttaacggaaagattagacaatgctgttacacactgcaaaacaataataaccttgatttagtgaaacaagctataatggccttcacgtagcctcagatcccaatgttttgatatgcaaatgaccttagttatttataggagaaataacgtgcattcaaaagacacagagatttttaaaaagtggaattaagtcaacttcgtgcattttatatgatgatttgtatataaaacctgtcggggtttgggtttgttttcatgtaaatgcaaagaaaacaaatatcgaataggaaataaacgtaacatttgcaaaaaacttttggtctaaataattgaacaggataatagtattatGTACCGGTAATCTGtaccaatgtttttaaaagtttacaagatcataaacacaaaattatagCAGTGGTCTGACTATTTCATTCAGTTAATGCAAGGCAATTTCAGATTAGAATCGACCAGAGCTTGCAGAAGAATAGTTTCTGTGGGAAATAGATGTGGTTGGTGAAGGATTGGTGTAGAAATATAACAATTGCAAATGCATTTGGTGAGTAAATGTGCCTTCTTTTGGTTggctttttttttactacataggTGGAAATACGACTCTTTAAAAAAAGCATCTTAAAACATCAGTTGTCCCTATGTATGATTAAATTTGATAGATATCATGACTCACAACTATGAACATTAGTAAcgcaaatcaaatcaaattgcGTCACAATAATAAAGTCACACTTCGCATCGTCCATACAATACAAGGACTGGAACTGGGAAATGTTCATTAATAGAATCGCTAATAATGTTGACTTCATTGATATGCTCCAGGATCACTTGAAGGTAGATAGTCATGCATTAAACCAAGCACAAGAAGATTCTGATATACTGATTTGCTTTATTCCGCACTAGATTATGCCAAAAACCAGCGGACTATTGGTATCGTTCTGCATCACTGGAAAGATTAACCGATTAACATGTCTGCTCATAAGGACGAAGAAGGTTTAAACTTCTGGGTCTTTCACAATTCAGTCCACAAAAGATGCCATCAGTGGTTTACTCAGCTAGGGAACAGAGCTTTATTTCAAACGTAAAGTTCATGGTACGCGACAGCATCAACATTAGAAAATAGCACTTGAGTAAACTGCTGACAGTAATAGCAAAGACAGCTTAATTCAGGAGACAGCTGATAAAGCCTACATGTATGCAACTCCGATACCCATGACACTCTAGGGACACTTAGTATAACTGTATTTGATTTGGCTCTTCGAGTATGAAAATGGTAAGGTATGGACTCAGACGACAGTTCGCTTTCACAGTCTTTGACTGCACTGTTAAACATCTTGGAATCACAACAAATATCTTCGATGGTACCTACCAAGCATTTCCACAGTGCTCGAGTATTGCTACAAACCATTTAGAAACTGGACTCCCAAAGTTATTGATCCTCTTTGGAAGAATGTTTGGTCTAGAGTTTTTGTAATAATAGTGGACAGGAACATTACGTTGTAGATGGAAGTGTAAAATCTAAAGTGGCAACCAGTCTTGGACGAACCTGTGTACCTATTTCGTCCATGGAATCAAGCGTTTTGAGGCTTGTGGAGTTTGCCAAAGAGTGATTCGTCAATATTGTTTTAGCTATCTCCAAGGTGCAGGAAAAGgtaaaaaattatcaatataaGACATGGATTCGAACCTATGTCACTATAGTAATTTACCAAAGAAATTCATAACAAATTGTCAGGATCTGTAATAGAGATAAACACCATTTCATTACAAACTGTTTCAGTTGTTTTCATTGAGTTAAGTGGCGTCAGCTGATTATTGTTTCCTTTTTGCCAATCAACATACACACCATTTTGGATTTATCAGTATAGCTTTAGCATATCGATTTCAGCTAAACATCTGTAACGTGTGTGTACTCACTTCTTGCCAAATTTCACTTTCACAGAAAGAACAGAAGTAACTAGAGTCAAATAGAGCCATCATCAGGATTCGAACCTTAAACATTCATACAATATTGTTAGGATCTGTAATAgagataaataatgttttattacaagCATGCCAAAATGAATCCGGACATCATATCACAGCAAACTGCCTGATGTACTTTAATAAAGGGTAATCATTTTTGTAATTGTTTGCCAATGTTCATCACCATAGGAAGACC
This DNA window, taken from Gigantopelta aegis isolate Gae_Host chromosome 4, Gae_host_genome, whole genome shotgun sequence, encodes the following:
- the LOC121370018 gene encoding ATP-dependent RNA helicase A-like, producing the protein MMKESVLVLLVCLAAASAGVWGGWGVGKMGMGGHGGGWGFGGGWGGGQGGWGGKGGWGGNWGGNGGWGGKGGWGGQGGWGYGNGGGWGHGNGGHGNSGHGGHGNSGHGNSGHGNSGHGGHGNSGHGNGGHGGHGNSGHGNDGYYDNSYDKYDNTYNTYDNKYNNQYDLSLYTFSAIVYHVVNIPASARRFRTQLLLKTDLTIGETKLRTFTIPDESGISLDHKPGRVLARKGIRNLQARTSGNKEQNTILSCGNASGKLMPPHFTVK